GCTACGATGTCCAATATGGGAATATCTTCTTCCCATTGATACTGGTTTGCCATGAAATGGGCGTGAAACCTCAAGGGATCGCCTGGATAAACACTATACTTGGCACCAAAGCGAAGGCCTGGAGTTGTATAGTGACCAGAAGTAAGTAGAAAGCCGCACAAAGGGCCTTGCGTGGGGTTAGTGGCCTGGTATGTCCGTTCAGCTTCTGAAGAAATCAGCGACCCACTGGACGTTGGGGTGACACCCAGGGGCTTAATGGCCGATTCCTGCTGATGTAAGGCGGGTTTAGTTTCActagtggtgatgatgtcgtcGTCGGGATTGCTAGGAGGCACACGGCGGGATTTCCCACGCTTCAATGCTCCTTCAGCAACCCTCTTGGAATTCTTCTCAGCAATAACCTGTTGTGCTGTCTGCTTTCTTGTTCTAAGTGAGTCGAGGTATAATCTCCTCGCCTCGGCGTTGTGATTCTGGAGAACATGGTAGTGGGCAGCTACGTCGTCTACAAGATAAGCCACATTCTTATGCAATAACGCTTCAGCCTCCTCAGGCCGGAGCTCAATTGGAAGACCGAGAAAGATGTTCTGGGTCGGTTGCTGAGGCGCCGTTCCGACTAGAGTACCGTTGATATTCTCATTCCGACGCAAGAACGTAGCCGCTTCAGAATCGAAGATGAGATATCTTCCAGCGATCTTGGATATCCGAACAGGGACTGGGTCGAAAGAGGCCATAATATCTGTGGAAGCGTTGGGAGTTAGCGGGCGTGTCGTTGGGAGTATAGCGAGCATAATCAAGTGTGAAAAGGACAACATCATAAGTCGTCTTCGTAATTTTATTGTGTGTCGTCACAGAAAATCAGGGGATTGACAGATTAATAAGTGTATAATCATTGTGTCCGAGTCGTGTGGATGAATTGCGAGAGAAAAAGATTGATTTGGACGTACCttttgagattgatgatgctgatcagaagaaagaaagaagaggagagaggtcaagagcttgaagctgcTTTTAGATGATAAAATTTTTAGGCGAGTGGGGTGGAgggagataagataagactcCTGAGCATGAGACTCCAAGGCAGAATCATAAAACCAGGTCGATCGTTGAATTGCCTCCTCATCAGAAATCCAAAGTCTCCTTCTTGTGATCGTTGGGTTTGGAAGCTTTATTTGGttcttcctcgtctccaATCGGTGGTAGACTAAAGGGTGTAATGACCAACCCACTGGAACTGCTCAGCTTGAAAGATAGGTTTTCCCTGTTCCAGGTGCCTTCCAGACCACCGCCCTTTTCGTGGAACACAGGTAAGCTATGGGCGCGTAGTAGCCCTTGACCCTTGTCTTCGTTTCCAGGCTCCCGCGCGACCTGAGCTTGGTGTTGCAGAGGGATCAACTCGAGAACTCCATCGGATAGTAACTCCACCCACCTCGTTAGTCCGGTAGATCGGGGGAACAAAGTGACTGGAATAGTCACAAATGCCGTAAGCTGGGTGGAGTACTGTCGGAGGAGTGCTCTCAAAGCAtggaggaacttgaggaCCTCTTTGGGTTGACTGGCAGCAGAATTATACAGTGTAGGCGAGAGGAGGCTGGGTACCACGATCCGATGAACTGTAGAATGTGACGAGTTCTTGATTTGAGAGGTTACATCGGCAATGAACTTGCGGAACGGGGTGTCTGTTGGAGATGCCATGGGACCTTCCACTGGGGTTGTGTGCAGCTGACCCTTGATGGCGCTGTTTTCAAGACGCTTGGTCAGGTCGAAGCCATGACAGAACGTGCTCGGTGTCTGTCCGGGAGTTGTTGGTGCTTGAGCATCTACAATAAGTCGCAGGTCAGCATAACGTCCTTGGAGGAAGCGCACAGAGCATACCTCTCACTGGCACGTTGCGCTGTCCGAGTGTCTCGTAGCGCCAAGCAATCTTCATCTTTtcatctgatgatgaggttggctTGCTGCTCTTCTTAGAGCCATCAGGACTGCCGAGACCAGGaagctctcttctccaagcatCACCAAACCCCAAGAGGTGAACTTGATGTCCTTGGGCAAGTCCTTCGGCGGCATAGTATCGTAACAGTACTCCTCCAAAGTCCGTGGTTCCTGTCTCTTCAACGAGCAACGAAGTTCCCATTGGCATTCCAGCATGACCTGACAAGAGCTGATCCAAAGACTGCGTGCCTGTAGAGGTAGTCAAGCGTCCATCTAACGGAGATGGTCTGGTTCCGGGTGCAAGAGACTTCTCTTGTCGAATGATGGGAGATGAAGACCCGGCAGCTCCAATGACGATATTGCGCTTGCGAAAAGACATTGTCAATGTCTTTCATGTGCGAGTTACTGAGTGatactttttctttctcctcttcttaaCAAATGGATAAACATCCAAGAAGTTAAATGTAAGTGCCTGCTGTACCCtagtaggttagtaggtagagACGGGAGAGTGTGTGATACCAGAGGTAGGTAAGTATCCGTACCTGAGGTCGTAGGTGTTGTGTGTGCCCCACCTACGGGCAGTCTGAGGTACCCAAGTATCCACCAACTTTTTCCGAGCCGCATCCAAAcattttctcttctttgatgCAAACTAACGACAAGGCGAAAATCATAACGATACGAAGTACTCACTCTTCCTCCCTCAATATATTCCATCCgttcttctgccttcttctcgagtGCCCAACATGGCGAGCGGCGACGCTACTCTGTTCGAAGAATCATTCACTGTGACTGAGTATGATCAGTCCAAGTATGACCGTGTCGCCCGCATTTCGTGCACTTCAAGCGACTCTCAGACTGTTATGACTCTAGATATCAACATCGAGCTCTTCCCCTGTGCTGTTTCAGACACCCTGCACGTAGTTCTGTCTACTACCCTCTCCCTGGACGGAAGCAAGGAGGACGAGAAGGGCTGGCGAGACGTTGGCAAAGGTGGTGATGCGCCAGCGACAGCCGCCGACCTTTATGACTACGTGTGCCATGGAAAGATCTATAAGTTCGAGGAGACATTCGATGGAAATACCATGTGCGTCTCTTACATGAAGCCCCCTTGTCACCGAGTCTGGAACACCCAAGTTTGCTGACTGAATCTAACGTACAGCAATGCCTACTGCTCTTTCGGCGGTCTTCTTATGTCGCTTCAAGGCCCTATCAAGAAACTGACCCCCCTCCGTGTCGACAACGTCTACCTACTCGTCAAGAAATGATCGGAAGCGCCTAAACTTGTCCATTTATCTAGACTATAGCTCTTCGCCATCACTATGGGCTTTTGTGTTACCACTAGCTCTAGGTCACATTAATGATACCCATGCGAAAACCGCCGTGTTGCCCCCAATGATTCTCAAAGTCGAAGACTCTATCTCGCCTCTGTGAGCCTGGTCTATCAGAATCACAATGAGCGCCAATTGCTTTGATGCGGACCTGGGAAAGGAATGTCGCGGTGCACTCTCCGCTTGATCTGCTCAATCTCGGGCTCGTTTCCGTCAGTAAGAATATCATGACGAATGAAAAAGTCGAGGGTCACGAGGGCACAGTTGGACTTGAATCGACCCTCGGCGAGATCCGTCTTGACTTGATTAACGTCACAGAGGTCAAATTTCTCCGCCTCACCATCTTTGGGTTGAGGGATTACATCGCTGGGAAGCTCGAGATCGTATAACCACTGGCACTCAGGATAAATGAAGCCGCCTTCGCCAACCTGTCCCTCGTCCGTGATGTAAATGTATGCGACATTGCCGACAAACTTGGCACCCTTGCGAACGATATCATCGGGAAGACTGGCTTCCTCGTCAGCCTCGCGAATGACGCATTCGAAGGGGTCCTCTCCTGTCATCAAACCACCTGCCACGGTATTATCAAGCATGCCGGGAA
This genomic stretch from Fusarium fujikuroi IMI 58289 draft genome, chromosome FFUJ_chr09 harbors:
- a CDS encoding related to tRNA splicing endonuclease gamma subunit, with product MASFDPVPVRISKIAGRYLIFDSEAATFLRRNENINGTLVGTAPQQPTQNIFLGLPIELRPEEAEALLHKNVAYLVDDVAAHYHVLQNHNAEARRLYLDSLRTRKQTAQQVIAEKNSKRVAEGALKRGKSRRVPPSNPDDDIITTSETKPALHQQESAIKPLGVTPTSSGSLISSEAERTYQATNPTQGPLCGFLLTSGHYTTPGLRFGAKYSVYPGDPLRFHAHFMANQYQWEEDIPILDIVAGGRLATAVKKAYLIGAEQPLANVSRDDQQMRTFSIEWAAM
- a CDS encoding related to DNA-directed RNA polymerase II elongator protein subunit, producing the protein MSFRKRNIVIGAAGSSSPIIRQEKSLAPGTRPSPLDGRLTTSTGTQSLDQLLSGHAGMPMGTSLLVEETGTTDFGGVLLRYYAAEGLAQGHQVHLLGFGDAWRRELPGLGSPDGSKKSSKPTSSSDEKMKIAWRYETLGQRNVPVRDAQAPTTPGQTPSTFCHGFDLTKRLENSAIKGQLHTTPVEGPMASPTDTPFRKFIADVTSQIKNSSHSTVHRIVVPSLLSPTLYNSAASQPKEVLKFLHALRALLRQYSTQLTAFVTIPVTLFPRSTGLTRWVELLSDGVLELIPLQHQAQVAREPGNEDKGQGLLRAHSLPVFHEKGGGLEGTWNRENLSFKLSSSSGLVITPFSLPPIGDEEEPNKASKPNDHKKETLDF
- a CDS encoding related to DNA-directed RNA polymerase chain RPB8 — its product is MASGDATLFEESFTVTEYDQSKYDRVARISCTSSDSQTVMTLDINIELFPCAVSDTLHVVLSTTLSLDGSKEDEKGWRDVGKGGDAPATAADLYDYVCHGKIYKFEETFDGNTINAYCSFGGLLMSLQGPIKKLTPLRVDNVYLLVKK